DNA from Stenotrophomonas acidaminiphila:
GCCTGGATCTGGCCATCATCGGCCTGCTGCAGCTGGCGTTCCTGCTCTTCGGGCTGCACATGCTGTGGCAGACCCGGCCGGCATTCGTGGTCGCCAGCGACATGCGCCTGGCCGTGGTCCTGGCCAACGAGGTGGAGGCATCCGGCCTGGCCCGGGCCAGCGATCCCCGCTGGTCGCGGCTGGCATGGGGCACGCCACGGCTGGTGGGCCTGCGGCCGGGAACGTCACGCAGCAGCCACGACTCCGCGCTCGCCGCCTTCCTCGATACCGGGAGGGAACGGGAGCGGAAGCCGGCGTGGTACGTGCCCTACGCCGACATCGTACCGCGGCTGGCCTTCAACGCCACGCCCAGCACCGCCGACGGCCAGCCCGCTGCCAACCCGGCAGACACCCCGTTCCGCAGCCTGCCGATCGTGGCCCGGCACGGTGCCGGCCGCGTGGTGCTCGACGCCGGCAGCCTGCAGCCGGTGCGGGTGGTCACCTATTGACCAACGCGCCGCAACGCCAGCTCACCAGGGCTGCGTGCGATGCCAGCGCCAGGCACTGTCGATGATGGCCTCCAGGTCGGTCCAGGCCGGCGACCAGCCCAGTTCCGCCTGCGCCCGCCGGCTTGAAGCGACCAGCACCGCCGGATCGCCGGCACGGCGCGGCGCCATCTCCCAGGGCACGACGCAACCGGTGACCGCCGACGCCGCGGCGATGACCTCGCGCACGGAAAAGCCGCGCCCGTTGCCGAGGTTGAACGCATGCGCGCCCGGATGGGCATCCAGGTAATCCAGCGCCAGCAGGTGCGCCTGCGCCAGATCCTCGACATGCACGTAATCACGGATGCAGGTGCCATCGGGCGTGGGATAGTCGCCGCCGAATATCTTCAGCGCCGGCCCGCTCCCGAGCACCGACCGCAGCACGTTGGGAATCAGGTGGGTCTCGCAGGCGTGCGACTCGCCGATGCACGCATCGGCCGCCGCGCCGGCCGCATTGAAGTAGCGCAATGCCACCGAATCCAGCCCGTAGGCCGTCGCCGCGTCGGCCAGGATGCGTTCGACCATCAGCTTGCTGGCGCCGTACGGGTTGATCGGCCGGGCGGGATGGTCCTCGTCGACCATGCCGGCAACCGGGTGACCGAACACCGACGCGCTCGAGGAGAACACCAGCCGCCGCACCCCGTGCCGGCGCATCGTCTCAAGCAGGTTGAGGGTGCCGACCACGTTGCTGGCGTAATAGTCATAGGGCCGGACCATCGACTCGGCGACCAGCGAGCGCGCGCAGAAGTGGAACACGGCGTCGAACCGCTGCCCGGCGAATGCGGCCTCCAGCGACGGCGGGTGCAGCACGTCGGCCTGGATCAACCGCCCCCATTGCACCGCCTGCGCGTGCCCGGTGGACAGGTCGTCCAGCACCACCACCTCGTGGCCATGCGCCGCCAGCAGCCGCGCCATGTGGCTGCCGATATAGCCGGCGCCGCCGCAGACAAGAGCTTTCAACGGGCACCCCGGTGGATGGCAACGGCAAGGGCATAATTCTATGCCGATGGCCCCAGCACAAGGAATGAGAACCCGCTCCATCCCAGGGCGGCAGGTTCCCGCTACCATGTCCGCCGGGGAGAACGACGGGTACAGAACGTGCAGCGATTGAGCATCATATTGCCGGCGAAGAACGAGGCCGAGGGGCTGCAGCGCACCCTGCCGGCACTGCGCCAGGCCTGGCCGCTGGCGGAGATCATCGTGGTCGACGATGGCTCCACCGACGCCACCGCCACCATTGCGGCCGGCCACGGCGCCCGGGTGGTCAGCCACCCCTACTCCATGGGCAATGGCGCGGCGATCAAGCGCGGCGCACGCACCGCCAGTGGCGAGATCCTGGTGTTCATGGATGCCGACGGCCAGCACAGCGCCGAGCACATCGGCGCCCTGCTGGCCAAGCTGGACGAGGGCTACGACATGGTGGTCGGGGCTCGCGACCGCAGCGGCCAGGCCAACCTGCACCGCGGCCTGGCCAACGGCTTCTACAATCGCCTCGCCAGCCACATGACCGGCCATCGCATCGACGATCTCACCTCCGGCTTCCGGGCCGTGAGGGCCGAGCGCTTCCGCGAATTCCTGCACCTGTTGCCCAATGGCTTCAGCTACCCCACCACCAGCACCATGGCGTTTTTCCGCAGCGCCTACCCGGTGGCCTACGTGCCGATTCCGGTCGCACGGCGCGTGGGCACCAGCAGCCATATCCGCCCGATCAAGGACGGCATCCGCTTCCTGCTGATCATCTTCAAGATCGCCACGCTGTACTCGCCACTGAAGCTGTTCGCGCCAATCGCCGCGTGCTTTTTCCTCACCGGGCTCGGGTATTACGGCTATACCTTCGCCACGATGCACCGGCTGACCAACATGAGCACGCTGCTGTTCAGCGCGGCGGTCATCATCTTCCTGATCGGGCTGATCTCCGAGCAGATCACCAACCTTACCTATCGGCGTGACGACTGATCATGTCCGTACTATCGGTCGCAACTTTGCGCGAGCGCATGCAGGGCTACTCGGGAGGACGCCCAGACGTAATGAGGCTCGTTACCGGCTCCCCAACACGGATACTGGACGTTGGCTGCGGCGCTGGATTACTGGGGAGGCAACTCCGCGACAGCTTCCCCCATTGCGATGCCTTGGGAATCGAACCCGACCCGGATCGGGCATCGTTGGCACGCACCTACTTCCCGCGGGTCATCCAGGGATCTGTGGATGACCCCCAGACCTTGGAAACGCTTGCAAGCGAACCCCCCTTTGATCTCATCATCTGCGCAGATGTCCTTGAGCATTTGGTCGATCCTGCAAGTACGTTGAAGAAACTTGCGAGGATGCTGGCAAGGAATGGGCAACTCATAACCAGCCTGCCCAACGTACGCCATCTTTCGACATTGGTGGACCTGTACTTCTTCGGATACTGGCCGCAACGTGATCGCGGTATTCATGACCGGACCCACCTGCACTTCTACGCCCGCCCCAACATAATCGAACTCGGACGCTCCGCGGGCCTGCACATGCGCCAGGAGCGGCGCAATCTACGCCTTTTCGAGGCGCACCCATGGTCCATGGTGCCCGCAAAAGCACTTGATTTCTGGCCTTTCCGCGGGCTTTTCACCTTCCAGTATCTCCACCGTTGGCACAGGACGGATGACTGATTTGCGACCGAGATCATGGGCGAGACTCTTGCTTGGTTATGGCCTCGCCATAGCCACGCTAGCCTTCACCGCGCGGAGCTTGAACAGCGGACTATCGCAAGTGAATGCGGCACCCATGGCCTTGGAACCTGTGGCACTGATTGCCTGTGCCCTGCTGATGGCGTGCCACACCCTGCTCAATCGGGAAGGCTTTGTTGCACTATGCGAAGCGTTGGACAGCGGTTTGCCACCAGCCACCATACGGCGCATCTGGGGGCGTAGCCTGTTGGCCAAGTACGTACCTGGGGGCATCTGGCAGCTCGTCGGCCGCGGGTTGCAGATGCGCCAGCTCGGCAGTCTGCACAACAGTGCCGTCTACAGTGGAATACTGGAGCAGGCTCTATCCATGCTCTTGTGCCTGACCATCGCCGTCAGCGCGCACTTGTTGTTGTCCCGTTATCACGCACTGGGAATAGCGACCATTCTCCTGCCCTTCCTCACCGTCTGGCTTGTTGCTCGCCTGACAGCGTGGGTGAAGCAACCCGCGGCCCTACAACGTGCGGCGATCCTCTACGCCGCCGCGATGCCCTTTTACTTGGCCGCGTACGCATGCGTTGTCTGGCAGTTTCCACTACTGGAGCTGTGCGCCTATCTGTTCACCGGCACTGTCGCGGGCATGCTCGCATTCCTTGTGCCAGGCGGGCTCGGCGTACGGGAATCCGTGATTTCCCTGCTGGCCGCGAACACGCATATATCGCTGCTGACGGCAATGATGGTGGTTCGCTTGATCACGATCGGCATTGAAGTGCTGATCACCGTGGCCGGACTTGCCGCGCGGCGTAAACCATGACGTTCTCGTCACGCTCGAGCAGAAGCTCCATCATGTGGGTTGCAGGCGTTGCGCTTAACGGCCCTGGATATCCCAATGCACGTGCAACCATCCGTATGCTCGAATCGCACCTTGGTGTCCAGGTCGAGGAAATCGCGTATTGGTTGCGGCCGGACTTCCATCTCTGGAAATTGGCGCGCGGCACGCATGTGCAGAAGGTTGCGGGGCTGGCAAGAATTACTTGGAGCACAGCCTCATCACTCTGCCGGCTGCTCTTGCAGCACAGAGCGGGCGACTGGGTCTATGTTCCCTATCCCAGCGCTTTTCTGCTGTGGCTGCTTTCCTGGCTGCCACGCCGCTGGCGACCGCGATGCGTCTGCGATGCGTACATCACCCTCTGGGACTCGCTCTTCCAGGACAGAGGCATGGGCGTGGCCGGCGGACGGCTCTCACGCTTGCTGCTCCGCGCCGAGATTCGCGCACTAGGGGCGGCGACCCACGTCATCGTCGACACGCAGGCCAATGCGCAGCACATTCACAGGCTGTTCGGCGTTCCGCTCGAACGTATCCACGCCTTCCCGCTGGCACTGGACACGGCGCTGCTGCCAGCCGGTGACGGTGCGCGCGGAACGGGCAACAATACCCACGTGGTCTTCATCGGCACGTTCGTGCCCCTCCAGGGCACCACGGTCATCGCACAAGCCATCGACAAGCTGCGCAGGCAGGACTCCCTTGAATTCACCCTGATCGGCGATGGACAGCAGGCCGACGAAGCGTCCCGCTGGTTGCAGGACAACCCGGCTGTGACATGGCTGCGAGGATGGCAGCCCCCCGGCATAATCGCCACGCACCTGGCACGCGCGGATATATGTCTCGGCGTCTTCGGTGGCGACGGCAAGGCCGCGCGCGTATTGCCGTTCAAACTTTACATGGCACTGGCCGCGGGCAAGGCGATCATTACCCAGCGCG
Protein-coding regions in this window:
- a CDS encoding UDP-glucose 4-epimerase GalE, giving the protein MKALVCGGAGYIGSHMARLLAAHGHEVVVLDDLSTGHAQAVQWGRLIQADVLHPPSLEAAFAGQRFDAVFHFCARSLVAESMVRPYDYYASNVVGTLNLLETMRRHGVRRLVFSSSASVFGHPVAGMVDEDHPARPINPYGASKLMVERILADAATAYGLDSVALRYFNAAGAAADACIGESHACETHLIPNVLRSVLGSGPALKIFGGDYPTPDGTCIRDYVHVEDLAQAHLLALDYLDAHPGAHAFNLGNGRGFSVREVIAAASAVTGCVVPWEMAPRRAGDPAVLVASSRRAQAELGWSPAWTDLEAIIDSAWRWHRTQPW
- a CDS encoding glycosyl transferase yields the protein MQRLSIILPAKNEAEGLQRTLPALRQAWPLAEIIVVDDGSTDATATIAAGHGARVVSHPYSMGNGAAIKRGARTASGEILVFMDADGQHSAEHIGALLAKLDEGYDMVVGARDRSGQANLHRGLANGFYNRLASHMTGHRIDDLTSGFRAVRAERFREFLHLLPNGFSYPTTSTMAFFRSAYPVAYVPIPVARRVGTSSHIRPIKDGIRFLLIIFKIATLYSPLKLFAPIAACFFLTGLGYYGYTFATMHRLTNMSTLLFSAAVIIFLIGLISEQITNLTYRRDD